The Pseudodesulfovibrio cashew genomic sequence AGCCGTTCATGGTGCAGGGTGTTCACGAGATTGCCGTTCATGGATCGTCCGCTGTGGAAAACGCCGACCGCGACGACCGCGCCCCGGGCGACCAGGGAACTCACGCGGGCTTCGAAGCGCACCTCTCCCAACTCGTTGAACGCGACTATGGAGTCGCCATCCGCAATGCCACGCGATGCGGCGTCATCCAGGTGCATGACCAATGTCATCGGGCCACGGCCCGCCACCAGATCCTCCCGTTCCAGAAAGGTGGAATTGAGCGTTGCGGAACTCGGGGCGGCGATGAGCCGAAGCGGGTACTCCCCGCCGTGGTTTTCCAGATACTGCGGCATGGGGGTGGCGAGTTCGTCGTTGACGATCATCATTTTCCCGGACGGCGTCTCCCAATCCGTATGGTCCGCAAAGAGGGTGAAGACCTGCCCGCCGGTCCTCAGGCTGTCCAAGGCTTCCTCAGGCAGCTTTAGCAGGTCCGGCTCGGGATGCGCCAACAGTTCTTCCAGCAGCTCCTCATCGGTCCGGTCGAAATGGCTGTCCTTGTAGCCCATGGCCTTGGCGAGCAGACGGAATATCTCCCAATTGCTCTTGCACTCGCCGGGAGCGGAAATGATCTTGCGGGCCGCACCGAAGGAACAATAGCCATAGGAGCCATAGCAGTCGGCCTGCTCCACAGAAAACGTCGCCGGGAGAATGATGTCGGCATACCGCGCCGTGTCGGTCATGAAGCGTTCATGGACAACGGTGAAGAGGTCTGGGTTGAGCAGTCCCCGCACGATCCCCTGCTGGTGGCACACGGTGCTCACCGGATTGCAGGCATAGATGTGCAGGCAGCGTATGGAAGCCTGGCCGTCTTCCCCGGCCAGGGCCGAGGCAAGCTGGTTGATGTTGACCTTGCGTGCCGTATTGGTACGCAGATCCGGCCGGGTTATGCGCGCCATGTCTACGAAAGGACCGCCTCCGGGGCCGCACCCGCACAACCCGCCGCCCGGACGGGCCCACGCGCCTGTGAATGCGGACAGGATGGTGATAAGCCTGACGGTCATGCCGCCGTTTCCATGGCGCGAGTTGCCGCTGCCGAGGATGATGGCCGGGGCCGAGGCGGCCCCGAACTCGCGCGCGAGCTCCACGATGACGCTGGCCGGAACACCGGTGACGCCCTCCGCCCATTCAGGGGTGTACGAGGTCAGCGTCTCCCGGAACGACTCGAACCCTATCGCCTCCTTGAGCAGGAAATCGGTATCCGCCAGTCCCTCTTCGGCCAGCACATGCATCATGGCCAGGGCGAGCGCCCCGTCGGTCCCGGGCTTGATCAGAATCACCTGATCACAATGGGACGCCATGTCCTCGGCATAGGATTCGATAAGCACGACCCGCTTGCCGCTCTTGCGCGCCGCAACGATATCCGCCATGGACTGCAGCCGGGTAGCCTTCATGTTGCTGCCCCAGACAATGTAAAAATCGCTGTCGGCCAACTCCCTCGGGTCAAGGCACCCGGTCTTCCCCATCACCGCCGAATACCCCGCTCCCTTGGCCGATGCGCAGAGCGTCTTGACCAGGGAACAGGCTCCCATCCTGTTGAACAGGGAATCGCCGCAGAAGCGATGAATGAAGCTCATGACCCCGGAGTAATAGAACGGCAGGATCGCGTCGGGCCCGACCTCGTCCAGGGTGCGCTTCCAGCGCGTCGTGATGGTGTCAATCGCCT encodes the following:
- a CDS encoding molybdopterin-containing oxidoreductase family protein codes for the protein MTTHKTICPYDCPTTCGLLVEAEGDRIVKVRGDADDPKSRGLICRKMHHYERSIHSQNRILTPLKRTGAKGEGRFEPITWDEAIDTITTRWKRTLDEVGPDAILPFYYSGVMSFIHRFCGDSLFNRMGACSLVKTLCASAKGAGYSAVMGKTGCLDPRELADSDFYIVWGSNMKATRLQSMADIVAARKSGKRVVLIESYAEDMASHCDQVILIKPGTDGALALAMMHVLAEEGLADTDFLLKEAIGFESFRETLTSYTPEWAEGVTGVPASVIVELAREFGAASAPAIILGSGNSRHGNGGMTVRLITILSAFTGAWARPGGGLCGCGPGGGPFVDMARITRPDLRTNTARKVNINQLASALAGEDGQASIRCLHIYACNPVSTVCHQQGIVRGLLNPDLFTVVHERFMTDTARYADIILPATFSVEQADCYGSYGYCSFGAARKIISAPGECKSNWEIFRLLAKAMGYKDSHFDRTDEELLEELLAHPEPDLLKLPEEALDSLRTGGQVFTLFADHTDWETPSGKMMIVNDELATPMPQYLENHGGEYPLRLIAAPSSATLNSTFLEREDLVAGRGPMTLVMHLDDAASRGIADGDSIVAFNELGEVRFEARVSSLVARGAVVAVGVFHSGRSMNGNLVNTLHHERLSDIGEATTLNDNTVEVRKDL